In one Candidatus Bathyarchaeota archaeon genomic region, the following are encoded:
- a CDS encoding cytochrome B5: protein MKKFTPKELAKYDGKNGKPAYIAYKGKVYDVSTSFLWKNGKHQALHIAGVDLTEALKQAPHGEDVLKRFPVVGILRKKQK, encoded by the coding sequence ATGAAAAAGTTTACACCAAAGGAACTCGCCAAATATGACGGCAAAAACGGAAAACCAGCTTATATAGCATACAAGGGAAAAGTTTACGACGTGTCAACCAGTTTTCTATGGAAGAACGGGAAACATCAAGCTCTCCACATAGCCGGTGTGGATTTGACAGAAGCATTGAAGCAAGCACCTCATGGCGAAGATGTTCTTAAAAGGTTCCCTGTTGTTGGAATTTTACGTAAAAAGCAAAAATGA
- a CDS encoding DEAD/DEAH box helicase has translation MKEQPRNAFDLLVKPVRRLIEQRGFSKPTEPQEKIIPLILEGKTVLLISPTATGKTEAAFLPVLSMLLQEPQPPGIKVLYITPLRALNRDMLERLEWWCNNLDIKLAVRHGDTETRERARQARSPPDILITTPETLQAILVGWVMRKHLQHVRWVIIDEVHEMADSKRGSQLALSLERLRAIVGKDFQVIGLSATIGSPEKVAQFLVGNGRSVEIVRVPVARKMRLKILYPKPKPEDFELAERLYTHPEVAARLRVIRDYISRHQSVLLFTNTRAISEVLASRFKVWDIDFPVSIHHGSLAKPSRIAAEKGLKNGELKGLVCTSSLELGIDVGRIDLVIQYMSPRQVTRLIQRVGRSGHRIGHIAQGVIITMDSDDTLEALAIARRALKEDLEPVDIPPKPYDALAHQIAGLLLKQKRLEFGEILEMFRKAYPYMDLTMEDIEKILRYMHDRFPRLAWVSFEDKVALKPRRTRALFEYYFDNLSMIPEEKQYLVIDETANSAVGILDEAFMAEYGKPGIKFIIRGSPWRIIHISGDKVYVKPVDDPTGAIPSWIGEEIPVPFEVAQEVGAIRGFVEEQICKRVSPEEVAAKLSEQYPADKETILDALAETVEQVSAGLLVPTDKRIIVESWEDFVIVHSHFGSLVNRALAQLIGQLLSERIGYSVVVQHDPYRIFIQTMCAASADQIVELINEMAFMEEQNVRDSLTRATVKTGLFKRRLIHVARRFGALEKWADFSNVSLQRLLKSFEGTPIFEEALKEVFLKDLDVKRLVQVLEKIRKGEITVEKVETSGTATPVARVGIERVSMKTDLIPPERMHAVLVESAKARLLNETCVFICTNCWSYADMIRIKDLPAKPKCPKCGSEALGLLKEEEEKVLPLIEKKGEKLTKSEEKLQRQAVQTARLIEKYGKAAAVALCARKVQPQDVKEVLEKNTRLDDKFYELVLEAERKAISKRFW, from the coding sequence TTGAAAGAACAGCCTAGAAACGCTTTTGACCTTTTAGTCAAGCCTGTTCGCCGCTTGATTGAGCAGAGGGGATTCTCAAAACCAACAGAGCCGCAGGAAAAGATCATTCCGCTTATTCTTGAGGGGAAGACTGTCCTGCTTATTTCACCGACAGCTACTGGCAAGACTGAAGCCGCTTTTCTACCAGTTTTAAGCATGCTTTTACAGGAGCCTCAGCCTCCAGGTATAAAAGTGCTTTACATCACGCCTTTGAGGGCTTTAAACCGTGATATGCTGGAGCGCCTAGAATGGTGGTGCAACAACCTAGACATCAAGTTGGCAGTTAGGCATGGTGACACGGAGACACGTGAGCGTGCAAGACAGGCGCGAAGCCCACCGGATATTTTAATTACGACTCCAGAGACATTGCAAGCTATTTTAGTCGGTTGGGTTATGAGGAAGCACTTGCAGCACGTGCGTTGGGTGATAATTGACGAAGTACATGAAATGGCAGACAGTAAACGGGGAAGCCAGCTTGCCCTAAGCCTTGAAAGGCTACGCGCCATAGTCGGAAAAGACTTCCAAGTTATAGGGTTATCCGCTACCATTGGCAGCCCAGAGAAAGTTGCCCAGTTTCTTGTTGGAAACGGCCGTTCAGTGGAGATTGTGCGGGTTCCGGTTGCCAGAAAAATGCGTTTGAAAATCCTTTATCCAAAGCCTAAGCCTGAAGATTTTGAGCTAGCTGAAAGACTTTATACGCATCCCGAGGTCGCGGCTAGGCTCAGGGTTATCCGCGACTATATTAGCCGCCACCAGTCTGTGCTACTTTTCACGAATACTAGGGCTATTTCGGAGGTTTTGGCAAGCCGCTTTAAGGTTTGGGATATAGACTTCCCAGTCTCTATACATCATGGCTCTTTAGCTAAGCCCTCACGTATAGCCGCTGAAAAAGGCCTAAAAAATGGTGAACTCAAAGGACTAGTTTGCACAAGTAGCCTTGAACTTGGTATAGACGTGGGCCGCATAGACTTGGTCATTCAGTACATGAGCCCCCGCCAAGTTACAAGGCTAATACAGCGGGTTGGCAGAAGTGGCCACAGAATAGGCCACATAGCCCAAGGAGTAATCATCACCATGGATTCCGATGATACTTTGGAGGCGTTAGCTATAGCAAGACGCGCTTTGAAAGAGGATTTAGAGCCTGTTGATATTCCACCGAAGCCCTACGACGCTTTAGCGCACCAAATTGCAGGGCTTCTCCTAAAACAAAAGAGGCTGGAGTTTGGCGAGATCCTTGAAATGTTTAGGAAAGCCTATCCGTATATGGATTTAACCATGGAGGATATTGAAAAAATTTTACGGTATATGCATGACCGTTTTCCAAGACTGGCTTGGGTTTCCTTCGAGGATAAGGTCGCTTTAAAACCGCGGAGGACAAGGGCACTTTTTGAATACTATTTTGATAACTTGTCCATGATTCCAGAAGAGAAACAATATTTGGTGATTGATGAGACAGCAAACTCGGCTGTGGGCATTTTAGATGAGGCTTTCATGGCGGAATATGGTAAACCCGGAATAAAATTCATAATCCGCGGAAGCCCGTGGCGAATCATCCACATTTCAGGCGACAAGGTTTACGTCAAACCAGTAGACGACCCAACCGGGGCGATTCCAAGCTGGATAGGCGAAGAAATTCCTGTGCCTTTTGAGGTAGCTCAAGAAGTCGGCGCAATAAGAGGCTTTGTTGAAGAACAAATATGCAAGAGGGTTTCACCCGAAGAAGTTGCTGCTAAGCTTAGCGAACAGTATCCAGCCGACAAGGAAACCATTTTGGATGCTTTGGCTGAAACCGTTGAACAAGTTTCCGCTGGACTGCTTGTTCCAACAGATAAGCGAATAATAGTTGAGAGTTGGGAAGATTTCGTAATTGTTCATTCTCATTTTGGCTCTCTTGTTAATAGGGCTTTAGCCCAACTTATTGGGCAACTGCTCTCCGAAAGGATTGGTTATAGCGTTGTTGTTCAGCATGATCCATACCGCATATTCATACAAACCATGTGCGCAGCGAGCGCCGACCAAATAGTCGAGCTGATCAATGAAATGGCTTTTATGGAAGAACAAAATGTTAGAGATAGCCTAACAAGAGCCACGGTTAAGACCGGGCTTTTTAAGAGACGCTTGATTCATGTGGCGAGACGCTTTGGCGCGCTTGAAAAGTGGGCGGACTTTAGTAATGTAAGCCTCCAAAGACTTCTCAAAAGTTTCGAGGGAACCCCAATATTCGAAGAGGCCCTAAAAGAGGTTTTCCTCAAAGACTTGGATGTTAAAAGGCTTGTCCAAGTTTTGGAGAAAATACGCAAGGGCGAAATAACAGTAGAAAAAGTTGAAACCAGTGGCACAGCCACACCAGTCGCGCGGGTTGGCATTGAACGCGTAAGCATGAAAACAGATTTGATTCCACCCGAACGGATGCATGCCGTGCTTGTCGAGTCTGCTAAGGCAAGGTTATTGAACGAGACATGTGTATTCATCTGCACAAACTGTTGGAGCTACGCTGACATGATACGCATCAAAGACTTACCAGCGAAACCCAAATGTCCCAAGTGTGGATCTGAAGCTTTGGGGCTTCTGAAAGAGGAAGAGGAAAAAGTTTTGCCACTCATCGAGAAGAAAGGCGAAAAACTGACTAAAAGCGAAGAAAAATTACAAAGACAGGCTGTTCAAACCGCCCGCTTAATAGAAAAGTATGGAAAAGCAGCTGCGGTGGCCCTCTGTGCCAGAAAAGTTCAACCCCAAGACGTGAAAGAAGTTCTTGAAAAGAATACACGGCTTGATGATAAATTTTACGAGCTTGTCTTAGAAGCAGAACGCAAAGCCATAAGCAAAAGATTCTGGTGA
- a CDS encoding class I SAM-dependent methyltransferase, with amino-acid sequence MFIAPYVPTPLPVVRHMLILAQLKPGEVFFDLGAGDGRTVIMAAKDFGARAVGVELREDLAKKALSSVYEEGLQDRVTIVNGDMFNVDLSSADVVFLYLTTSANEKIRPKLEAELKSGARVVSHDYEIVGWKPLKVENFCENPKLGYPSHTIYLYRKG; translated from the coding sequence CTGTTCATAGCTCCTTACGTCCCAACACCCTTACCAGTCGTCCGTCACATGCTTATTCTGGCACAGCTAAAACCCGGAGAAGTATTCTTTGACCTAGGTGCTGGAGACGGTAGAACCGTTATAATGGCCGCAAAAGATTTTGGAGCAAGAGCTGTCGGTGTTGAACTCCGCGAAGATCTTGCTAAAAAAGCCTTAAGCAGCGTTTATGAAGAGGGCCTTCAAGACAGAGTAACCATAGTTAACGGCGACATGTTTAACGTTGACCTATCCTCAGCAGATGTTGTATTTCTGTATTTGACGACAAGCGCCAACGAGAAGATAAGGCCAAAACTCGAAGCTGAACTTAAATCCGGTGCTCGAGTAGTTTCTCACGACTATGAGATTGTAGGTTGGAAACCCCTCAAAGTTGAGAATTTCTGCGAAAACCCGAAACTGGGATATCCATCCCACACCATCTACCTATACAGAAAAGGTTGA
- a CDS encoding YkgJ family cysteine cluster protein, producing the protein MQEMLFVPWQHVADWRCNTCGLCCKAYSVVLNFQEWLNIVKNFGVETTATGLNKLYLRRKSDGSCIFLYRLSNMHLCGLQHMKPIACKLWPFKILTSPRYGYAREAAYPYLGKLLYVYVDSTCTGLRYGRPTWEFANYTIKEFIEIAIGTRKEQSKSTANISLVQQPLSLRRIF; encoded by the coding sequence ATGCAGGAAATGTTGTTTGTTCCATGGCAGCATGTTGCAGACTGGAGATGTAACACGTGTGGTTTATGCTGCAAAGCCTACAGTGTAGTTCTAAACTTCCAAGAATGGCTAAACATAGTTAAAAACTTTGGAGTGGAAACGACAGCCACAGGCTTAAACAAGCTTTATTTGAGGCGGAAAAGCGACGGCTCATGCATATTTCTCTATAGACTTTCAAACATGCACTTGTGTGGGTTACAACATATGAAACCTATAGCATGTAAACTCTGGCCCTTTAAGATTCTAACATCTCCAAGATATGGATATGCAAGAGAAGCTGCCTATCCATATCTTGGCAAACTTCTTTACGTTTACGTGGACTCAACGTGTACTGGACTGCGGTACGGAAGGCCAACATGGGAGTTTGCAAACTATACAATCAAAGAGTTTATAGAAATTGCCATCGGAACCCGCAAAGAACAAAGCAAAAGCACAGCAAACATAAGCTTGGTCCAGCAACCACTCTCCTTGCGAAGAATCTTCTAA
- a CDS encoding ATP-dependent DNA ligase: protein MSIVKPPTIKELIEAYGSPKEAVLRLIEAGFSPEQIEWRTGIPYYLIRLYMDGVQPKKDVPFAKIVEVYERLAVLRGKKGKETELSKFFHDPALPLEVKARFALGILTEESLKVGPGLVERSISLATGAPLSEVKKLMIDYGEHGEVAYLLKKPMEASLSVNEIYEAIRFLPKLKGVKERELYVSSLLRISTPLEAKYIVRLLLGDLKLGYHASTVMRAAAKAYNVPVELIQSACAIVGLAEGISLASEGLLKLAEVKIRPGQFIKPQLAHLYEPDRVVYPVRAEYKIDGSRLQVHKWGTQIWLFSRRGVEKSQTLPEIIEIAKTFKAQSCIVDGEVFAVNQNGNPLPFQAMLERTVPRELTSKELAERMAKVRVTYGAFDILFLNGKELIELPLSERRKYLLEVVPPEFLAEGFECQNEVELMRFYDEALKRGYEGIVVKNLNSPYEIGQRTYTWLKLKPERDTIDCTIVKALYGKGKRAGLYSSFLLAVRDSKERKLYTIGKVSNLPEQTMEGLTTIIERTKTVGDDEGVFVKPMVVVEVTYQEIQETDEYTSGYALRVPKIVRFRIDKTVEEIDTIEKLRKLYELQYERFPIQSI, encoded by the coding sequence ATGTCAATAGTTAAGCCGCCGACCATAAAAGAGTTGATTGAGGCGTATGGCTCTCCAAAAGAGGCTGTTTTAAGGCTTATTGAAGCTGGTTTTTCTCCTGAACAGATCGAGTGGCGGACTGGCATACCCTACTATTTGATACGCCTCTACATGGATGGTGTGCAGCCCAAAAAGGATGTGCCTTTCGCGAAAATTGTTGAGGTTTACGAGCGTTTGGCTGTTCTCCGCGGAAAAAAAGGCAAAGAAACAGAGCTATCCAAATTTTTCCACGATCCTGCTTTACCTCTCGAGGTTAAGGCTCGTTTTGCCCTTGGAATACTAACAGAAGAAAGCTTGAAAGTTGGTCCTGGACTAGTTGAGAGAAGTATAAGTCTTGCTACAGGTGCTCCCTTAAGCGAGGTTAAAAAGCTCATGATAGATTATGGCGAACACGGTGAGGTTGCATATCTCCTTAAAAAGCCTATGGAAGCTTCCCTTTCCGTCAACGAGATCTATGAGGCTATTAGGTTCCTGCCAAAATTAAAGGGCGTTAAAGAACGCGAGCTTTATGTCTCTAGTCTCTTGCGGATTAGTACGCCCTTAGAGGCAAAGTACATTGTTAGGCTACTTTTGGGCGACTTGAAGCTTGGCTATCACGCGAGCACGGTTATGCGAGCTGCAGCCAAGGCATACAATGTTCCAGTGGAGCTTATTCAAAGCGCCTGCGCTATCGTTGGTTTAGCTGAAGGTATAAGTTTGGCTTCTGAAGGACTGCTTAAACTTGCAGAGGTGAAGATTCGCCCAGGCCAGTTCATTAAACCTCAACTGGCCCACCTTTACGAGCCGGATAGGGTTGTCTACCCGGTTAGGGCTGAGTACAAGATTGATGGAAGTCGTCTTCAAGTGCACAAGTGGGGCACTCAGATATGGCTTTTCTCAAGGCGCGGCGTAGAGAAATCGCAGACGCTTCCCGAAATTATAGAGATAGCCAAAACATTCAAGGCTCAAAGCTGTATTGTAGACGGTGAAGTTTTCGCCGTGAACCAGAACGGCAACCCTTTACCCTTCCAGGCTATGCTTGAAAGAACAGTGCCAAGGGAACTCACATCTAAAGAGCTTGCCGAAAGAATGGCTAAGGTTCGCGTAACTTACGGAGCCTTTGATATTCTATTCTTAAACGGGAAAGAGCTCATCGAGTTGCCACTTTCCGAGAGGCGCAAATACCTTTTGGAAGTTGTTCCACCGGAGTTTTTGGCTGAAGGTTTTGAATGCCAAAACGAGGTTGAGTTGATGCGCTTTTACGATGAGGCTCTAAAGAGGGGCTATGAGGGCATCGTAGTTAAAAACTTGAATTCGCCCTACGAGATTGGGCAACGCACCTACACTTGGCTAAAGCTAAAACCTGAACGTGACACCATAGACTGCACAATCGTGAAAGCCTTGTATGGAAAGGGCAAACGTGCAGGCCTGTACTCGTCTTTCCTGCTGGCGGTGCGCGACTCCAAAGAGCGTAAACTCTACACCATCGGTAAAGTCTCTAACTTGCCGGAGCAAACCATGGAGGGCCTCACAACAATCATCGAGAGGACAAAAACGGTTGGAGACGATGAGGGTGTATTCGTGAAACCAATGGTGGTTGTGGAGGTGACGTATCAAGAGATTCAAGAGACAGATGAGTACACGAGCGGTTATGCATTGCGCGTGCCGAAAATAGTGCGGTTTAGAATAGACAAAACGGTTGAGGAAATAGACACTATTGAGAAGCTTAGAAAACTGTATGAGTTGCAGTATGAACGCTTCCCAATACAATCTATTTAA
- a CDS encoding helix-turn-helix domain-containing protein: MVEEKDVVEFLKTREAGASLSEIAEGLGIPKYGPNSAYAILQTLKNKGIVERKGELWALTEEVKPKFIEKTPMETPTIKPVEGPIPKAETAVVAPEIESLVRAMAQTLAEAMKTARMPADEWELATKPMTAEIREGKEKLEAFVLRPDEAVEAKKPLLGFSTGTFLDNLFLTPEGKGLGGIPICGQFAITGLPGAGKSILVEEIAVRVAASGRRVLYATAEDTWKSATPRFDLQSRLKQKADILGLDWEKIRQNLFVLDTVAYPELRDWNTFAEAYRYVAEKEKIELAIIDSVTVLESYRGALKYRVMELARYNQVHGITALYVNQRSSEVWDSYDMAGGIGLAHNLDGTIIVDYGRVYWYDQQVDLGVERGDFVRIVRVLDCRMCNFERRRIRVDITKDGFLRIVEPLSKTSEEEK, translated from the coding sequence ATGGTGGAGGAAAAAGATGTAGTTGAATTTCTCAAAACACGGGAGGCTGGGGCTTCTCTAAGCGAAATTGCTGAAGGGTTAGGTATCCCAAAATATGGACCGAACTCAGCTTATGCGATTCTTCAAACTTTGAAAAATAAGGGAATTGTGGAACGGAAGGGTGAATTGTGGGCGCTCACGGAGGAGGTGAAACCTAAATTTATTGAGAAAACACCTATGGAAACTCCGACAATAAAACCCGTTGAAGGGCCTATTCCAAAAGCTGAAACTGCTGTTGTGGCTCCTGAAATTGAAAGTCTAGTTAGGGCCATGGCGCAGACACTGGCCGAGGCTATGAAAACCGCTAGAATGCCAGCAGACGAGTGGGAGCTTGCCACAAAACCCATGACAGCAGAAATCCGCGAAGGAAAAGAGAAACTTGAGGCTTTCGTGCTCCGGCCAGATGAGGCTGTTGAAGCAAAAAAGCCTTTGCTGGGTTTTTCAACAGGCACTTTTCTAGATAACCTGTTTTTGACGCCGGAGGGGAAAGGTTTAGGCGGCATCCCTATTTGTGGACAATTTGCCATAACAGGTTTGCCCGGCGCCGGCAAATCAATTCTTGTTGAGGAGATAGCCGTAAGAGTAGCAGCTTCTGGCAGAAGGGTGCTTTACGCGACAGCTGAAGATACTTGGAAAAGCGCTACACCCCGCTTTGATTTGCAGTCTAGACTTAAACAAAAAGCCGACATTTTAGGCCTGGACTGGGAGAAAATACGGCAAAACCTTTTTGTTTTGGATACGGTGGCTTATCCGGAGCTCCGTGACTGGAACACCTTCGCCGAAGCATACCGCTATGTAGCTGAAAAAGAGAAAATTGAATTAGCCATAATCGACTCTGTCACGGTGCTTGAATCTTATCGCGGCGCCCTCAAATACCGTGTCATGGAGTTGGCCCGCTATAACCAAGTGCATGGCATAACCGCTTTGTATGTGAACCAGCGAAGCTCCGAGGTTTGGGATAGCTATGACATGGCTGGGGGCATAGGTTTAGCCCACAATTTGGATGGAACAATAATAGTGGATTACGGACGTGTCTATTGGTATGACCAGCAAGTAGATTTAGGCGTTGAAAGAGGCGATTTTGTCCGCATAGTCCGTGTTTTGGACTGTAGAATGTGCAATTTTGAACGTCGAAGAATAAGGGTTGACATAACAAAAGACGGTTTCTTAAGGATTGTTGAACCGCTTAGTAAAACATCTGAAGAGGAAAAATAG
- a CDS encoding 4-vinyl reductase: protein MVFDEKQKIYGFAIESRVEKGNLRKLAELAESFGIIIRYIQFSMEDAGKPAVNVISFLDFSRAKVTPEETLEILKKSYDFVKNVKIIKPQGKCVIFDNYFFPLITAGERAVVFRRSVYEALFNGVREKFGTAGEAMLYYQGFSMGAEIFDDYMDIVKSNKLEDVIEVAKAMNMTLGWGVIDKVEIDTEKGRAKLRIYQSYECELSKKEKPQSQFYRGAIAGIFARFFGKDVEVKETKCIAMGDPYCEFEIKAAS, encoded by the coding sequence ATGGTTTTCGATGAAAAACAGAAAATTTATGGTTTCGCCATCGAATCAAGGGTAGAGAAGGGGAACCTTAGAAAATTGGCTGAGTTGGCAGAGAGTTTTGGCATAATAATCCGTTACATACAGTTTTCCATGGAGGATGCTGGCAAACCAGCAGTAAACGTTATATCCTTTCTAGATTTTTCAAGAGCAAAAGTAACCCCTGAGGAAACTTTGGAGATTCTCAAGAAGAGCTACGATTTTGTCAAAAATGTGAAAATAATAAAGCCTCAAGGAAAATGTGTAATCTTTGACAACTATTTCTTCCCATTAATCACCGCTGGTGAAAGGGCTGTTGTTTTTAGAAGAAGTGTTTATGAAGCCCTTTTCAACGGCGTAAGGGAAAAGTTTGGAACAGCTGGCGAAGCCATGCTTTATTATCAGGGCTTCAGTATGGGTGCCGAAATCTTTGATGATTATATGGACATTGTAAAATCAAACAAGCTCGAAGACGTGATTGAAGTTGCTAAAGCCATGAACATGACCCTCGGTTGGGGCGTGATCGACAAGGTGGAAATAGATACGGAAAAGGGACGCGCAAAACTGCGGATTTACCAGAGTTATGAATGTGAATTGAGTAAAAAAGAAAAGCCGCAAAGCCAATTTTATAGAGGCGCAATTGCCGGAATATTTGCTCGATTTTTCGGAAAGGACGTGGAAGTTAAGGAAACGAAATGCATCGCCATGGGTGATCCGTACTGCGAATTCGAAATTAAAGCGGCATCGTGA